A genomic segment from Pseudomonas sp. M30-35 encodes:
- a CDS encoding circularly permuted type 2 ATP-grasp protein, with protein sequence MADLLADFSPNNAIYHELLDTDGQVRPHWRRIVEQLQRNTSFQLQQRQDLLSRQIQENGITYNVYADPEGADRPWELDLLPNVIAADEWQVIAKGVAQRAGLLNQVLADVYGPQTLLADGLLPPELVFGHNNFLWPCQGIDVPGGTYLHLYAVDLVRAPDGRWWVTADRTQAPSGAGYVLENRQIVSRSFPDIFREMRVQHLTSFFRTLQETIARQAPADGETPLVVVLTAGRLNESYFEHLYLARQLGYPLVEGTDLTVRDATVYLKTLAGLRRVHAILRRLDDDFCDPLELRLDSALGVPGLLDAVRQGRVLVTNALGSGVLESPGFSSFLPAISEKLLGEPLLLPSIASWWCGEQSVLDEVLNKLPELLIRPSFPSQSFNSVFAGDLDGPQREALAQRLKDRPYAYVAQEVAEHSLAPVWQSEKGCLQSRAIGMRVFAVAGPNGYWVMPGGLTRVVAQGDVDVGSMQRGGASKDTWVLGSRNHDSESWQGARPLGVADLVRSDPYLPSRIVENLFWYGRYSSRCEDNARLLRIMLSRYVDDDGDPRALEAALNLGESRGLLPSAEDGDTLEQRLEQALLGDEWSASLRANLQQLIWTAGSVRGKLSQANWQALLELQIEAQELEVQQADFGEALDFLNGLVMSLAALSGFAFDDMTRDDGWRFLMIGRCIERLQFMSESIASFIRSPMADDQSALEWLLDLGNSSITYRTRYLATAQLIPVLDLLLLDDQNPHAVLFQLRTLLNSQARLAERFDLPVASRLAGLERQLSGFSLATLENSLFGPSSVRAVLNGLAQLLETIAQASAETSDQLALRFFAHVDASQRTQSS encoded by the coding sequence ATGGCTGACCTACTTGCCGACTTTTCGCCCAATAATGCGATTTACCATGAACTGCTCGATACCGACGGGCAGGTTCGACCGCATTGGCGGCGAATTGTCGAGCAATTGCAGCGCAATACGTCGTTTCAGTTGCAACAACGTCAGGATCTGCTGTCACGGCAAATTCAAGAAAACGGCATCACTTACAACGTTTATGCCGACCCCGAAGGAGCTGATCGGCCTTGGGAATTGGATCTGCTGCCGAATGTGATCGCTGCAGACGAATGGCAGGTAATTGCCAAAGGAGTGGCCCAGCGCGCGGGTCTGCTCAATCAGGTTTTGGCTGATGTTTACGGCCCGCAAACCTTGCTTGCCGATGGCCTGCTTCCACCCGAACTGGTCTTTGGTCACAATAACTTTCTTTGGCCTTGCCAAGGCATCGACGTGCCAGGCGGCACGTATCTGCACCTCTATGCAGTTGATCTGGTGCGTGCCCCGGATGGTCGTTGGTGGGTCACCGCTGACCGGACTCAGGCACCGTCTGGCGCGGGCTATGTGTTAGAAAATCGGCAGATTGTTTCACGCTCATTCCCGGATATCTTTCGTGAGATGCGTGTGCAGCACCTCACGAGCTTCTTCCGCACATTGCAAGAAACCATCGCTCGGCAAGCCCCGGCTGATGGCGAGACGCCGTTAGTGGTGGTGCTAACAGCGGGGCGTCTCAACGAAAGTTACTTTGAACACCTGTATCTTGCCCGGCAACTGGGTTATCCCTTGGTTGAAGGTACTGACCTGACCGTACGTGATGCCACGGTTTACCTGAAAACCTTGGCCGGGCTACGTCGAGTTCATGCGATTTTACGTCGCCTGGATGATGATTTCTGTGACCCGCTGGAGCTGCGCCTCGACTCGGCACTTGGTGTGCCTGGTCTGCTCGATGCTGTGCGTCAGGGGCGTGTACTGGTCACTAATGCATTAGGTAGCGGTGTACTCGAGTCACCCGGTTTTTCGAGCTTCTTGCCAGCCATCAGTGAAAAATTACTGGGTGAGCCTTTATTGCTGCCGAGCATCGCCAGTTGGTGGTGTGGAGAACAGTCGGTGCTTGATGAGGTACTCAATAAGCTGCCCGAATTATTGATTCGCCCGAGTTTTCCCTCACAAAGCTTCAACTCCGTATTTGCAGGAGATCTTGATGGGCCGCAGCGTGAAGCGCTAGCGCAACGCCTTAAGGACAGGCCTTATGCCTACGTTGCGCAAGAAGTTGCAGAGCATTCGTTGGCGCCGGTCTGGCAGAGTGAAAAGGGCTGCTTGCAATCGCGCGCCATAGGCATGCGCGTGTTCGCTGTCGCTGGGCCAAACGGGTATTGGGTGATGCCGGGTGGGCTGACGCGGGTTGTAGCACAAGGGGATGTGGACGTTGGATCAATGCAGCGCGGCGGCGCCAGCAAAGATACTTGGGTGTTGGGCAGTCGCAACCATGACAGCGAGTCCTGGCAGGGCGCTCGACCTTTAGGGGTTGCCGATCTGGTGCGCAGTGACCCTTATTTACCCTCGCGGATAGTTGAAAACCTATTCTGGTATGGCCGTTATAGTTCTCGCTGCGAAGACAATGCGCGTTTGTTGCGGATCATGCTGTCACGCTATGTCGACGATGATGGCGACCCGCGTGCGCTCGAAGCCGCATTGAATCTGGGAGAGAGCAGGGGGTTGCTGCCGTCTGCTGAAGACGGCGATACCTTGGAGCAGCGACTCGAACAGGCTTTACTCGGTGATGAGTGGTCGGCTAGCCTGCGGGCAAACTTACAGCAGTTGATTTGGACTGCTGGCAGCGTGCGCGGCAAACTTTCTCAAGCCAACTGGCAGGCTTTATTAGAGCTACAAATTGAGGCGCAGGAGCTTGAGGTTCAGCAGGCTGACTTTGGTGAAGCCCTGGATTTCCTTAATGGCCTGGTGATGTCTCTCGCAGCACTTTCAGGTTTTGCCTTTGACGATATGACCCGTGATGACGGCTGGCGCTTTCTGATGATCGGCCGCTGCATCGAGCGTTTGCAGTTTATGAGCGAGAGTATCGCCAGTTTTATTCGCAGCCCAATGGCTGATGATCAATCTGCGCTGGAATGGTTACTCGACTTGGGTAACAGCAGTATCACCTACCGAACCCGCTACCTTGCGACAGCCCAGTTGATACCGGTTCTGGACCTGTTGTTACTGGATGATCAGAATCCGCACGCGGTGTTGTTTCAACTACGAACCCTGCTTAACTCGCAGGCGAGATTGGCCGAACGCTTCGACCTACCTGTCGCGTCACGACTGGCCGGCTTGGAGCGTCAGCTCAGTGGTTTTAGTCTGGCTACCTTGGAAAACTCTTTGTTTGGACCTAGCAGTGTGCGTGCGGTTTTGAATGGTTTGGCGCAGTTGCTTGAGACTATCGCTCAAGCCAGCGCGGAAACCTCTGATCAGTTGGCGCTGCGCTTCTTCGCGCATGTTGATGCCAGCCAGCGGACGCAGTCGTCATGA
- a CDS encoding transglutaminase family protein produces the protein MSAKLMPSEAPEVKLARYQIIHDTHYSYSAPVSLAQQLAHLVPRDCAWQVKHQCQLEVSPKPCKRHEGLDVFGNPLTRLVFERPHDSLKVSAQMRLDVLARPAIALQDSPAWEDACAALSYRAAPLSAGLLEASKFRFQSPFVQVKHNFAKYSADCFPPRKPLLLAAQALMNKIFTEFTFDAVATQVATPLLQVLEERRGVCQDFAHLMLACLRSQGVAARYVSGYLLTQPPPGQPRLIGADASHAWVSVYCPNQGWVDFDPTNNIRPALEHITLAWGRDFADVSPLHGVILGGGSHDPDVQVTVLPLTEDGAIAQS, from the coding sequence ATGAGTGCAAAGCTGATGCCCAGCGAAGCGCCTGAGGTAAAGTTGGCGCGCTATCAGATCATTCATGATACGCATTACAGCTACTCGGCCCCCGTCTCACTTGCGCAACAATTGGCGCACCTGGTGCCGCGGGATTGTGCCTGGCAGGTTAAACACCAATGCCAACTTGAAGTCAGTCCTAAGCCATGCAAGCGTCACGAGGGCCTGGATGTATTCGGCAACCCGCTGACACGTTTGGTTTTTGAACGGCCACATGACTCATTGAAAGTCAGCGCACAGATGCGCTTGGATGTATTGGCTCGTCCGGCTATTGCCTTGCAAGACTCGCCAGCGTGGGAGGATGCCTGCGCGGCACTGAGTTACCGCGCCGCGCCGCTGTCCGCTGGTTTGCTTGAGGCCAGCAAGTTTCGCTTTCAGTCGCCTTTCGTTCAGGTGAAGCATAATTTCGCTAAATATTCGGCAGATTGCTTTCCTCCACGCAAACCGCTGCTACTGGCCGCCCAAGCGTTGATGAACAAAATATTCACCGAGTTCACCTTTGACGCAGTGGCCACACAGGTGGCAACGCCGTTGCTACAAGTGCTAGAGGAGCGGCGCGGGGTTTGTCAGGACTTTGCGCACCTGATGCTCGCCTGTTTGCGCTCGCAAGGCGTGGCAGCACGTTATGTCAGCGGTTATTTATTGACGCAGCCGCCACCGGGACAGCCTCGATTGATCGGGGCAGACGCCTCACACGCATGGGTTTCGGTGTATTGCCCGAATCAGGGGTGGGTCGATTTTGATCCGACCAATAACATCCGACCAGCGCTTGAACACATCACCTTGGCTTGGGGACGTGACTTTGCGGATGTTTCACCCCTGCACGGGGTAATTCTTGGTGGTGGTAGCCATGACCCGGATGTCCAGGTGACGGTGCTCCCGCTCACCGAGGACGGTGCGATCGCACAATCTTGA
- a CDS encoding mechanosensitive ion channel family protein — MDETTIVNVGTEKAHALYNFATQYGAAFAIKILSAIAFWVIGRWLIGFAVGLVQKALGRQHVDPTVLRYVGNFITVTLNILLVIGILGFFGVQTTTFAALIAAVGLAIGMAWSGLLANLAAGGFIIILRPFKVGDFICAGGVTGTVTEIGLFVTAINTPDNVLTLVGNNKIFSDNIQNFSHNAFRRVDLKAQLSGAADYKAAAALLKKRVSEIDNVLSDPAVEVEILEFNLVGPVMAVRPYCHTDNYWQVYFDTNKMIKDALAEADFPAPMPAQTVIMQQAS; from the coding sequence ATGGACGAAACAACCATCGTAAATGTGGGTACGGAAAAAGCGCACGCGCTGTACAACTTTGCTACTCAGTACGGTGCCGCATTTGCTATAAAAATTCTTTCAGCCATCGCATTCTGGGTGATCGGCCGTTGGCTGATTGGGTTTGCAGTTGGCCTCGTGCAAAAAGCCTTGGGACGACAGCATGTTGACCCAACGGTATTACGCTACGTTGGCAATTTCATCACCGTGACCCTGAACATCCTTCTGGTCATCGGCATCCTCGGCTTCTTCGGCGTGCAGACTACAACCTTTGCTGCGCTGATAGCGGCTGTCGGTTTAGCGATTGGTATGGCGTGGTCAGGTTTGCTGGCAAACCTTGCCGCAGGCGGCTTCATTATCATATTGCGGCCGTTCAAGGTCGGCGACTTTATTTGTGCCGGAGGGGTAACCGGTACGGTCACCGAGATTGGCTTGTTTGTAACGGCTATCAACACGCCAGACAATGTGCTGACGCTGGTCGGTAACAACAAGATCTTCAGCGACAACATCCAGAACTTCTCGCACAACGCATTCCGCCGGGTAGACCTGAAGGCCCAGCTTTCAGGCGCTGCAGACTATAAAGCGGCGGCCGCACTACTTAAGAAGCGAGTTTCCGAGATTGATAATGTGCTGTCCGATCCGGCGGTTGAAGTTGAGATTCTTGAGTTCAACCTGGTCGGGCCAGTGATGGCGGTGCGACCGTATTGTCATACCGATAATTATTGGCAGGTGTATTTTGACACCAACAAAATGATCAAGGATGCGCTCGCTGAAGCAGACTTCCCTGCACCTATGCCCGCGCAGACGGTGATCATGCAGCAAGCCAGTTGA
- a CDS encoding DUF808 domain-containing protein, which translates to MAGSSLLTLLDDIATVLDDVSLMTKVAAKKTAGVLGDDLALNAQQVSGVRADRELPVVWAVAKGSMRNKFILVPAALVISALAPWAVTPLLMFGGAFLCFEGFEKLAHKFLHAEEDQKQEKAELLEAASKSSEDLKAFETEKIGGAIRTDFILSAEIIAITLGTVAGAPLTQQIIVVAGIALVMTVGVYGLVAGIVKLDDAGLYLNQREGEGLFTRATRSFGHGILVAAPYMMKSLSVIGTAAMFLVGGGILTHGVPAAHHWIERTSELIAQGSGIELMASAAPVLLNGIAGIIAGAIALVVVTLAGKLWKAVKG; encoded by the coding sequence ATGGCAGGCAGCAGCCTTTTAACCCTTTTGGATGACATTGCAACCGTGCTCGACGATGTGTCGTTGATGACCAAAGTTGCAGCCAAGAAAACCGCAGGTGTGCTGGGTGATGACCTGGCACTCAATGCCCAACAAGTGAGCGGCGTACGCGCTGACCGGGAGTTACCCGTTGTATGGGCTGTCGCCAAGGGTTCGATGCGCAACAAGTTTATTCTGGTGCCAGCCGCCTTGGTCATCAGCGCCTTAGCACCTTGGGCCGTTACACCGCTGCTGATGTTCGGTGGTGCGTTCCTCTGTTTTGAAGGCTTCGAGAAGCTGGCACACAAGTTCCTGCATGCCGAGGAAGACCAAAAGCAAGAAAAAGCTGAGTTGCTTGAGGCCGCGAGTAAATCTTCGGAAGACCTGAAGGCGTTCGAAACAGAAAAAATTGGTGGCGCCATTCGCACCGACTTCATCCTCTCGGCCGAGATTATTGCGATTACACTGGGCACGGTCGCCGGCGCACCACTGACGCAACAGATTATCGTAGTAGCCGGCATTGCGCTGGTGATGACCGTTGGCGTTTATGGTCTGGTCGCGGGCATTGTCAAACTCGATGACGCCGGGCTTTATTTGAATCAGCGCGAAGGTGAAGGTTTGTTCACCCGCGCCACACGCAGCTTTGGCCACGGCATTTTAGTCGCAGCGCCGTACATGATGAAGAGCCTTTCGGTTATCGGCACTGCAGCGATGTTCCTGGTCGGTGGCGGCATCCTCACCCACGGCGTGCCAGCGGCGCATCACTGGATAGAGCGTACCTCTGAACTCATCGCGCAAGGCTCTGGAATCGAACTGATGGCGAGCGCAGCGCCCGTCCTGCTCAACGGTATAGCGGGGATTATTGCGGGGGCAATCGCGCTCGTGGTTGTAACGCTAGCGGGCAAACTGTGGAAAGCCGTAAAAGGCTAA
- a CDS encoding type VI secretion system tip protein VgrG, which translates to MDANQAHISLTVSGFSADLQVLKFDGSEALNELYEFDIELVSEKPDLDLNGLINQPAYLSFGPEQKGIHGVVYAAEQGDSGKRLTRYRISLRPQLAYLAHCSDQRIFQHMTVQQIISDVLNKHGIQADAYRFQLGPYVYPERDYCVQYNETDLHFIQRLCEEEGISFHFQHSASGHVLVFGDEQTVFQKLPPLQYQPDSGMAADGAVIKSLLVTLETRSSAASYRDYNFEKPKLTLDGEYQAEFLPALEVYEYPGRFAERPRGKHLAKRALERLRSRYEVAAGRSDASLVSGSFLSMTNHPRAQYNDLWLIHSVVHQGRQPQVLEESVSGDVKAEDGFTQGYRNSFVATPWDIPFRPALKHRKGKVQGAQRAVVTGPKGEEIYCDEYGRVKVKFFWDRVGQADEQTSCWLRVSNSWAGNSYGAVTIPRIGMEVLVSFFEGDPDQPIVSGCLYHKENAVPYALPENKTCSTFKTNSSLGGAGFNELRIEDKAGQEQIFVHAQRDWDQRVEHDEKIRVGNERHDTVEANSYSDFKAEEHRMTHLDRKTAVDASDHLNVAVTQHAKIGVGQFVEAGTEIHYYAGSKVVIDAGMELTAKGGGSFVKVDPSGITFSGATIKVNSGGAAGVGSGIALLLPKIGKPADQAMPGELPMALTARQVGASRCPICEACAGGVCETGVAS; encoded by the coding sequence ATGGATGCCAATCAAGCGCATATTTCGCTGACAGTTTCAGGTTTCTCCGCAGACTTGCAAGTGCTCAAGTTCGACGGTTCTGAAGCGCTCAATGAACTTTACGAGTTCGACATTGAGCTGGTTAGTGAGAAGCCCGATCTTGACCTCAATGGCTTAATCAATCAGCCCGCCTACCTAAGCTTTGGCCCTGAACAAAAGGGCATCCATGGTGTTGTCTATGCGGCCGAGCAGGGCGATTCAGGCAAACGTCTGACTCGCTATCGCATAAGCCTTAGGCCGCAACTGGCGTATCTGGCGCATTGTTCTGATCAACGCATCTTCCAGCACATGACCGTGCAACAAATCATCAGCGATGTGCTCAACAAGCACGGGATCCAAGCGGATGCCTATCGCTTTCAGCTTGGGCCGTACGTCTACCCTGAGCGCGATTATTGCGTGCAGTACAACGAAACCGACCTGCACTTTATCCAGCGCTTGTGTGAAGAAGAAGGCATCAGTTTTCACTTCCAGCACAGTGCCAGCGGCCATGTTCTGGTGTTTGGTGATGAACAAACGGTATTTCAGAAATTGCCGCCCCTGCAATATCAGCCCGACAGCGGCATGGCGGCGGATGGCGCAGTCATCAAATCATTGCTGGTGACCCTGGAGACGCGCAGCAGCGCAGCCAGTTACCGTGACTATAACTTCGAAAAACCTAAGCTGACCCTCGACGGCGAATATCAAGCAGAGTTCTTGCCTGCGCTTGAGGTATATGAATATCCGGGTCGCTTTGCCGAACGCCCGCGGGGTAAACATTTAGCCAAGCGTGCGCTAGAACGACTGCGCAGCCGCTATGAGGTTGCCGCAGGCCGCAGTGATGCAAGCCTAGTCAGCGGTAGCTTCCTGAGTATGACTAACCATCCTCGCGCGCAATACAACGACCTCTGGCTGATTCACTCCGTGGTGCACCAAGGCCGCCAGCCGCAAGTGCTTGAAGAGTCGGTTAGCGGCGACGTTAAAGCTGAGGACGGCTTCACCCAAGGCTATCGCAACAGTTTTGTCGCAACGCCGTGGGACATTCCATTCCGTCCTGCGCTCAAGCATCGCAAGGGTAAGGTTCAAGGTGCGCAAAGGGCTGTTGTTACGGGTCCCAAAGGCGAAGAGATTTATTGTGATGAATACGGCCGGGTCAAGGTTAAATTCTTTTGGGACCGAGTAGGCCAGGCGGATGAGCAAACCAGTTGTTGGCTACGGGTGAGTAACAGTTGGGCGGGTAACAGCTATGGCGCGGTGACCATCCCGCGCATCGGCATGGAAGTGTTGGTGAGCTTCTTTGAGGGCGATCCAGACCAACCCATCGTCAGCGGTTGTCTGTACCACAAAGAAAATGCCGTGCCTTATGCGCTGCCTGAAAATAAAACCTGCAGTACCTTCAAAACCAACAGCAGCCTTGGTGGCGCTGGGTTTAATGAATTGCGTATTGAAGATAAGGCCGGTCAGGAACAAATTTTCGTCCATGCCCAGCGTGATTGGGATCAGCGGGTTGAACACGACGAGAAAATCCGCGTCGGCAACGAGCGTCATGACACTGTTGAAGCCAATAGCTACAGCGACTTCAAGGCCGAAGAACACCGCATGACCCACCTCGACCGCAAAACAGCGGTAGACGCCAGCGACCACCTGAATGTAGCGGTTACACAGCACGCCAAAATAGGCGTGGGCCAGTTCGTCGAAGCCGGTACGGAAATTCACTATTACGCGGGCAGTAAAGTCGTCATCGATGCAGGCATGGAGCTGACCGCCAAGGGCGGCGGCAGCTTTGTCAAAGTAGATCCCAGTGGCATCACCTTCAGCGGTGCGACCATCAAGGTCAACTCCGGCGGTGCGGCGGGAGTAGGCTCCGGGATCGCGTTGTTGTTGCCCAAAATCGGCAAGCCAGCGGATCAGGCGATGCCGGGTGAGTTGCCCATGGCGCTAACAGCCCGCCAAGTTGGCGCTAGCCGTTGCCCAATCTGTGAGGCGTGCGCTGGAGGTGTTTGTGAAACCGGCGTTGCCTCATGA
- a CDS encoding DUF4123 domain-containing protein, whose translation MNSVLSDWLVEQRRQQREFILVIDSMADPDPIKYLFGADVMHDYTRIYTSSPLASFIEASPWLVRLSGQQMNSVKALLDSPEANWGWIASTTQNDLNLHTQHWLDRALIEDGAQRWLYRLQDNRVMAHHLSTLEIAQRPLLLGLMDSAICWDAEKWVVIDNPRPDFYPQPFATPWLNIAEPESVADAIVHHNLKQWLWDEHPHATTALKDAQPLDPWLYEQLQLAKTWGWTDQAQIEFLLINKLKPEIANHPQWANADGESPAQHYARCVDLFQRAAI comes from the coding sequence ATGAACAGTGTGCTGAGTGATTGGCTGGTTGAACAGAGACGGCAGCAGCGCGAATTTATTCTAGTTATCGACAGCATGGCTGACCCTGACCCCATCAAGTATTTGTTCGGGGCCGATGTTATGCATGACTACACGCGGATTTACACCAGTAGCCCGCTGGCAAGCTTTATTGAGGCTAGCCCTTGGTTGGTGCGCCTTAGTGGCCAGCAAATGAACTCGGTTAAAGCGTTGCTGGACAGCCCCGAAGCAAATTGGGGGTGGATAGCCAGCACCACGCAAAACGATCTTAACTTGCATACCCAGCATTGGCTGGACCGCGCCTTGATTGAGGATGGTGCCCAGCGCTGGCTGTATCGCCTACAAGATAACCGCGTCATGGCTCATCACTTAAGCACGCTAGAAATTGCGCAGCGGCCATTGCTACTGGGTTTAATGGACAGCGCAATATGCTGGGACGCAGAAAAGTGGGTCGTTATTGATAACCCACGACCTGATTTTTACCCCCAGCCATTCGCTACTCCGTGGCTAAATATTGCTGAACCGGAGTCAGTAGCCGATGCCATTGTCCACCACAACCTCAAGCAATGGTTGTGGGATGAACACCCTCACGCAACGACCGCGTTAAAAGACGCTCAACCCCTCGACCCTTGGCTGTATGAGCAATTGCAATTAGCAAAGACCTGGGGCTGGACTGACCAAGCTCAAATTGAGTTTTTGCTCATTAATAAATTAAAGCCAGAAATAGCTAACCATCCTCAGTGGGCCAACGCTGACGGTGAGTCACCCGCGCAGCACTATGCCCGTTGCGTAGATCTGTTTCAGCGGGCCGCGATATAA
- a CDS encoding lipase family protein, translating into MSNSGTNAKVVSLNCPKRKAWVSFQFLDEGGEGAAYAGLSYTLTDVQGQIHSGKLDGSGCARIDGLVSGLCMLSVTAGYVGGDQWYSGLSRRKRFAIPLTELQVAAEQNILGPRSANQKTYLAEQHAVKENARFYRVEVSDFVEHTGHLPDTDSTWGPKPSVKLVQASNATTEKCVELQPCQHHVFEVKALRAYSPLFSRDKAFCALNAYHLAVMTTFVYAPFSTESDPYKSAPPPYTQQGSIGNVLREQLAALKKAQQFNDAGPYNLLYEEVAYSKRLEVMPYDPALYAEEAAEGLRNPEDVHFLFDQETESQAFITHNDKVVLISVRGTAGGADALRDMDARQVPYAEGDGQAHRGFYNAFLAVKPFVERYLSAFYIKGMTVVVCGHSLGGAIALLLAEWLRREFSGDDTLLYTFGSPRAGDQGFVTGASALTHHRLVNHNDPVPSVPTTWMDAEWKVALAGTVVLLSSPPVGAGLLLGGLINLKGDDYEHHGQQRHYMPRKPEGGSEASILWQPGCESIDQQACAEFAGRISLEGDMPKRAGFIRQIVNMGEHSSDTGYSRAGLTTLVRWYASATEREGALFTPQELKDLEPQIKQVEQQVNAWQANSYLDFRRATRNDMRFYRKTDLELLAMYNDGISEAKSLQAVQSKKLNQVRARLLAEAQRVVTLQSVFGEHAQRADMHELMAEWRELKENQEAERLAQVAPVSSNTPRYA; encoded by the coding sequence GTGAGTAACTCAGGGACGAATGCTAAGGTTGTTTCATTAAATTGCCCAAAGCGTAAAGCTTGGGTTAGTTTTCAATTCTTGGATGAGGGCGGTGAGGGCGCTGCATACGCTGGGCTTTCCTATACATTGACCGATGTACAGGGGCAAATACATTCCGGAAAGTTAGATGGTAGCGGCTGTGCGCGTATAGATGGGCTTGTCAGTGGGTTGTGCATGCTGTCTGTAACTGCTGGCTATGTTGGAGGAGATCAGTGGTATTCTGGTCTTTCAAGAAGAAAGAGATTCGCTATTCCTTTGACAGAACTCCAAGTGGCGGCTGAGCAAAATATACTAGGGCCGCGCTCGGCAAACCAGAAAACCTATTTGGCTGAACAGCATGCAGTCAAAGAAAACGCAAGATTTTACCGAGTTGAAGTCAGTGATTTTGTCGAGCACACCGGGCATCTTCCAGATACTGATTCCACGTGGGGGCCTAAACCCTCAGTCAAGTTAGTGCAGGCCAGTAATGCAACCACTGAAAAGTGTGTGGAGTTACAGCCCTGCCAACATCATGTGTTTGAAGTAAAGGCACTGCGTGCCTACAGCCCATTATTCTCTCGGGATAAAGCCTTTTGCGCATTAAATGCATATCATCTGGCGGTAATGACGACATTTGTCTATGCACCCTTTAGCACTGAAAGTGACCCTTACAAATCAGCACCGCCGCCTTATACGCAGCAAGGTTCTATTGGCAATGTACTGCGTGAACAGCTGGCTGCACTGAAAAAAGCCCAGCAGTTTAATGATGCAGGGCCTTACAACTTGCTTTATGAGGAGGTTGCCTACTCAAAGCGCTTGGAAGTAATGCCTTATGACCCTGCGCTTTATGCTGAAGAAGCAGCAGAAGGGTTAAGAAATCCGGAAGATGTGCATTTTCTGTTTGATCAAGAGACTGAGAGCCAAGCGTTTATTACGCACAATGACAAAGTGGTTTTAATCTCAGTAAGGGGCACGGCTGGTGGGGCCGATGCGCTGCGCGATATGGACGCGCGACAAGTGCCCTATGCGGAAGGTGACGGGCAAGCTCACCGTGGGTTTTATAATGCGTTTTTAGCCGTGAAACCATTTGTAGAGCGCTATTTGAGTGCTTTTTATATCAAAGGTATGACCGTTGTTGTATGCGGTCACAGCTTGGGTGGTGCTATTGCATTATTACTGGCTGAGTGGCTGCGCAGAGAGTTCTCAGGCGACGATACTTTGCTTTACACCTTCGGCTCCCCTCGCGCAGGGGATCAAGGCTTTGTTACTGGTGCGAGCGCACTGACCCACCATCGCTTGGTTAACCACAACGATCCGGTACCTTCCGTGCCAACAACCTGGATGGACGCTGAGTGGAAAGTTGCACTGGCGGGTACCGTTGTATTGTTGAGTTCGCCGCCAGTTGGTGCGGGTTTATTGCTGGGCGGGTTGATTAACCTTAAGGGTGATGATTACGAGCACCATGGGCAACAGCGCCACTATATGCCGCGTAAGCCTGAGGGCGGCAGCGAGGCATCGATTCTGTGGCAGCCGGGGTGTGAGTCTATTGATCAGCAGGCCTGCGCCGAATTTGCAGGACGCATAAGCCTGGAAGGCGATATGCCCAAACGCGCCGGATTTATCAGGCAAATCGTTAATATGGGTGAGCACTCCAGTGACACAGGTTATAGCCGGGCAGGGTTGACCACGTTAGTCCGCTGGTATGCCAGTGCGACCGAGCGTGAGGGGGCTTTGTTCACCCCACAAGAACTTAAAGATTTAGAGCCGCAAATCAAGCAAGTCGAGCAACAAGTAAACGCTTGGCAGGCCAACTCTTACTTGGATTTTAGACGTGCCACGCGAAACGATATGCGCTTCTACAGAAAAACCGATTTAGAACTGTTGGCGATGTATAACGACGGCATCTCTGAGGCGAAATCGTTGCAAGCCGTACAAAGCAAAAAGCTCAATCAAGTACGTGCGCGCTTACTGGCCGAAGCTCAACGGGTGGTCACCTTGCAGAGTGTTTTTGGTGAACACGCACAACGCGCGGATATGCATGAGCTTATGGCTGAGTGGCGTGAGCTTAAAGAAAACCAGGAAGCTGAGCGCTTGGCCCAGGTTGCTCCAGTCAGTAGCAATACGCCGCGTTATGCCTAG